ATGTTGTTCAGCGCCTCCCAGGCCATACCTCCGGTCAGCGCGCCGTCGCCGATGACGGCGGCGACGTGGTGGTCCTCGCGGCCGAGCACCTCGTTGGCCTTGGCGATGCCGTCGGCCCAGCCCAGCACGGTGGAGGCGTGCGAGTTCTCGATCACGTCGTGGTCGGACTCGGCGCGCGAGGGGTAGCCGGACAGGCCCCCCTTGGTGCGCAGGCCCGCGAAGTCCTGGCGGCCCGTGAGCAGCTTGTGGACGTAGGCCTGGTGGCCGGTGTCGAAGAGGACCTTGTCCTTGGGCGAGTCGAAGACCCGGTGCAGGGCGATCGTCAGTTCGACCACCCCGAGGTTGGGGCCGAGGTGCCCGCCGGTCTTGGAGACGGCGTCGACGAGGAAGGACCTGATCTCGGCGGCGAGCTGTTCGAGCTCCTCCTGGCTGAGCCGGTCCAGATCGCGCGGTCCCTTGATGCGGGTCAGCAGCACCCGTGCCTCCTTGCAGTTGCTTGCTGGTCTGTCGAGTCTAATGTTCTGCTCGCGGATGCGGTCATCGGGCTGTCCCGCCCGAGTCACACCTTTGTCATACATGGACGCACCTGCGTGTGGTCACACCTCACATACGGGCGTATACCCGCACAGGCGTACGTACATATGTACGCACAGATGCCCGGCGCCACACGAAGTGGCACCGGGCACGAGCTGTCGGAACGCGCCGACGGGGTGTCCGTCAGGCGCGTCCGGCCGTCTTCTGCGTCTTACGGGTGACCGAGTCGATCACCACGGTCGCCAGCAGTACCGCACCGGTGATCATGTACTGGATCGGAGTGGCGATGCCCTCCAGGGCCAGACCGTACTGGATCGAGGTGATGACCATCACGCCGAGGAGGGCGTTCCAGGTCCGGCCCCGGCCGCCGAAGAGGCTGGTGCCGCCGATGACGGCCGCCGCGATCACGTTCATCAGCAGGTCGCCGGCGCCGGCGCTCTGGTTGGCCGCCGCGATCTTCGAGGCCCAGAAGAGCCCGCCGATGGCGGCGAAGGTGCCGGCGATCGAGAAGACCGCGATGCGGACGGCGGTGACGTTGATGCCCGCACGGCGGGAGGCCTCGACGCTGCCGCCGAGTGCGAAAACGTTTCGCCCGAAGGTGGTGCGGCGCAGGAGGAAGTCCGTGCCGACCAGGGCCAGGATGAACAGCACCACCGCGAGCGGCAGGCCCTTGTACTGGTTGAACACCAGCGCGGGTCCGAAGGTGAACACCGCGAGCAGGCCGGTGCGCAGCAGGATCTCGCCGAGCGGCCGGGAAGGGACCCCGGCGGCCTCCCGGCGCCGCGCGTCGAAGAACGTGGCGAGGAAGTACCCGACCACCGCGACGGCGGCCAGTCCGTAGCCGACGGCCACGTCCGTGAAGAAGTACGTGGTCAGCTGCCCGACCACGCCCTCGGAGTCGAGGTTGATCGTGCCGTTGCTGCCGAGGATCTGCAGCATCGCGCCGGACCAGAAGAGCAGGCCCGAAAGGGTGACCGCGAAGGCCGGGGCGCCGATCTTGGCGAAGAAGAAGCCGTGGATGGAGCCGATGAGGGCGCCGCCCGCGATGGCCGCGAGGATCGCCAGCCATTCGTTCACGCCGTTGGTGACGGCGAGGACGGCCACGATCGCGCCCGAGACGCCGCTGACCGAGCCGACCGAGAGGTCGATCTCGCCGAGCAGCAGCACGAAGATGATGCCCACGGCCATCATGCCGGTGGCGACCATCGTGATCGCGATGTTGGTGAGGTTCTCCGGGGACAGGAAGTTCGAGTTCAGGCCCTGGAAGATCGACCAGATGATGATCAGGCCGAGGACGACGGGCACGGAGCCCAGGTCGCCGGCCTTCAGCTTGCGGCCGAACTCGGTCACGTAGCCGCCGAAGCCCTGCTCGCGCACCAGCAGGCGGGGGTCCACCGCGGGGATGGCGTCCGCGGGGGCGGCGGGGTTGGCAAGGTCCGCCACCGCTTCGACGTTCGCGTGGTGCTTGTCGGTGGCTGGGTTCTCGGTGCTGCTCACTTGCCGGCCTCCCCGGTGCGGGCCGCCCGGCGGGTCACGGCGTTGTCCGTGGCTCCGGTGATGGCGGAGATGATCTCTTCCTGCGAGGTCTCGGCGACCTTGAAGACGCCGTTGTTGCGGCCCAGCCGCAGGACCGCCACCTT
This genomic window from Streptomyces sp. NBC_01351 contains:
- a CDS encoding sugar ABC transporter permease; protein product: MADLANPAAPADAIPAVDPRLLVREQGFGGYVTEFGRKLKAGDLGSVPVVLGLIIIWSIFQGLNSNFLSPENLTNIAITMVATGMMAVGIIFVLLLGEIDLSVGSVSGVSGAIVAVLAVTNGVNEWLAILAAIAGGALIGSIHGFFFAKIGAPAFAVTLSGLLFWSGAMLQILGSNGTINLDSEGVVGQLTTYFFTDVAVGYGLAAVAVVGYFLATFFDARRREAAGVPSRPLGEILLRTGLLAVFTFGPALVFNQYKGLPLAVVLFILALVGTDFLLRRTTFGRNVFALGGSVEASRRAGINVTAVRIAVFSIAGTFAAIGGLFWASKIAAANQSAGAGDLLMNVIAAAVIGGTSLFGGRGRTWNALLGVMVITSIQYGLALEGIATPIQYMITGAVLLATVVIDSVTRKTQKTAGRA